In the genome of Tannockella kyphosi, one region contains:
- a CDS encoding deoxyribonuclease IV, whose protein sequence is MIIGSHVSMSGKDMLLGSVKEAVSYGATTFMFYTGAPQNTARKAIDQLKVEEAKQCMIENNIDIDNIVVHAPYIINLANTTKPETFELAVSFLRQEIDRCNQIGATKLVLHPGSHVQAGEEIGLHRVVEGLDLALDNIGNLKICLETMAGKGSEVGRDLKQLAYIIHNCKYSNSLAVCIDTCHLHDSGVDLTKIDEYLADFDRIIGLERLLVVHVNDSKNELGASKDRHENIGFGHIGFETLNKIVHHPLLKDVPKILETPYINKLPPYRYEIEMFLNHTHDPLLKDKLSK, encoded by the coding sequence ATGATAATCGGAAGTCATGTATCCATGTCTGGAAAAGACATGTTATTAGGTTCAGTAAAAGAAGCTGTTAGTTATGGAGCAACTACTTTTATGTTTTATACTGGGGCACCACAAAATACAGCACGTAAAGCAATAGACCAATTAAAAGTAGAAGAAGCAAAACAATGTATGATAGAAAATAACATTGATATTGATAACATTGTTGTTCATGCACCTTATATTATTAATCTAGCAAACACGACAAAACCAGAGACTTTCGAATTAGCAGTAAGCTTTTTAAGACAAGAAATAGATCGTTGTAATCAAATTGGTGCTACTAAATTAGTACTACACCCAGGTAGTCATGTCCAAGCAGGTGAAGAAATTGGATTACATCGAGTTGTAGAAGGTCTTGATTTAGCATTAGATAATATTGGTAACTTAAAGATTTGTTTAGAAACAATGGCCGGTAAAGGTAGTGAAGTAGGAAGAGACTTAAAACAATTAGCGTATATTATTCATAATTGTAAATATTCAAATAGTTTAGCTGTTTGTATCGACACATGTCATTTACATGATTCAGGTGTTGATTTAACAAAGATTGATGAATATCTAGCTGATTTTGATAGAATCATTGGACTAGAACGTCTATTAGTAGTTCATGTTAATGATTCTAAAAATGAATTAGGTGCTAGTAAAGATCGTCATGAAAATATTGGATTTGGACATATTGGATTTGAAACATTGAATAAAATAGTGCATCATCCATTATTAAAAGACGTACCTAAAATACTAGAAACACCCTATATTAACAAATTACCTCCTTATCGTTATGAAATAGAAATGTTTTTAAATCATACACATGATCCATTATTAAAAGATAAATTATCAAAATAG
- a CDS encoding DEAD/DEAH box helicase — protein MSTFQQFKLKEFCNQVIKEKGFNTPTPIQEKVIPLVSKRSDIIGISQTGTGKTHAFLLPIMNQIDTSNKTVQAVITAPTRELANQIYEQAKIFSKYNEELSVSLIVGGSDRQKAVNKLTNQPHVVIGTPGRIKDLSLDQQALQITTASILVIDEADMTLEYGYLEDIDAVAGKMKDNLQMMIFSATIPQLLRPFLKKYMQSPITIEIDEHIPVTQNVEHILLATKHKNRYSVLKSIMDSIDPYICIIFCNRREEVVETAKKLREDGYKVGEIHGDLEPRERKQMMRRIKNAEYQYIVGTDIAARGIDIDGVSHVINMSLPSEIDFYIHRSGRSGRANYTGVCYTMYDTSEEEKIISLEKKSIEFKTVAIRNGEFVDLGQREKRKKRIQHQTDLEKKVQAIVRKPAKVKPGYKKKRKWEVDKVVRKQKRAMIQNDIRRQKKERSKLAQAEKRRKEEGE, from the coding sequence ATGAGTACTTTTCAACAGTTTAAATTAAAAGAATTTTGTAATCAAGTTATTAAAGAAAAGGGGTTTAATACACCAACTCCAATTCAAGAAAAAGTAATTCCGTTAGTATCGAAAAGAAGTGATATTATTGGTATATCTCAAACAGGTACAGGAAAGACACATGCTTTCTTATTACCAATTATGAATCAAATTGATACATCTAATAAAACAGTACAGGCTGTTATTACTGCACCAACAAGAGAACTAGCAAATCAAATTTATGAACAAGCTAAAATTTTTAGCAAATATAATGAGGAATTATCTGTATCACTCATTGTAGGTGGTAGTGATCGTCAAAAAGCAGTTAATAAATTAACCAACCAACCACACGTAGTAATTGGTACACCTGGAAGAATTAAAGATTTATCTTTAGATCAACAAGCTTTACAAATTACAACAGCTTCTATTTTAGTAATTGATGAAGCAGATATGACTTTAGAATATGGTTATTTAGAAGATATTGATGCAGTTGCTGGTAAAATGAAAGATAATCTACAGATGATGATTTTTTCTGCTACCATTCCACAATTATTAAGACCCTTTTTAAAGAAATATATGCAATCTCCTATCACTATTGAGATTGATGAACATATTCCAGTTACTCAAAATGTAGAACATATTTTATTAGCTACAAAACATAAAAATCGTTATAGTGTTTTAAAATCAATTATGGATAGTATTGATCCATATATTTGTATTATATTTTGTAATCGTCGTGAGGAAGTTGTTGAAACAGCAAAGAAATTACGTGAAGATGGTTATAAAGTAGGAGAAATTCATGGTGATTTAGAACCAAGAGAAAGAAAACAAATGATGAGACGTATTAAAAATGCGGAATATCAGTATATTGTTGGAACGGATATTGCTGCTAGAGGAATTGATATAGATGGTGTAAGCCATGTTATTAATATGTCATTACCTAGTGAAATAGATTTCTATATTCACCGTAGTGGTCGTAGTGGTAGAGCAAATTATACAGGTGTTTGTTACACAATGTATGATACATCAGAAGAAGAAAAAATCATTTCACTAGAAAAGAAATCAATTGAATTTAAAACAGTTGCTATTCGTAATGGTGAATTTGTAGACTTAGGTCAACGTGAAAAACGTAAAAAACGTATTCAACATCAAACAGATTTAGAGAAAAAAGTACAAGCAATTGTACGTAAACCTGCAAAAGTAAAACCAGGATATAAAAAGAAAAGAAAATGGGAAGTTGATAAAGTTGTTCGTAAACAAAAACGTGCAATGATTCAAAATGATATTCGTCGTCAAAAGAAAGAAAGAAGCAAATTAGCACAAGCTGAAAAAAGACGTAAAGAAGAGGGAGAATAA
- a CDS encoding EAL domain-containing protein has translation MILIYCAKIIGQYLIYKDNLFHDRTKKNHTEYLLEGVCNVLKKYLFIIFSFLLCLLSLGKIQAVAFNEPTVVKVGYSEVTGFVNDPIISGREGYGYEYFNKIAEYLDGDYIFEYVMCKEDTILDMLESGVIDIATPYFKEQINEQDFLVSSNDFGENIAFLCTTNEEIVDITSLDGSTIGVYKGDPNISLIDELLTTYGYQANIVLFDQYDYYKDLDNNQCDYCLVYSMSPNMNLEIVMKLEAFPFYFITTNENQELMNDLNDAMKNIKSYEFLYQEQLYLKYYQYQISTNTYISDQELALLQAESSYCVGIHLLHSPFSYLDSEGQLQGIVVDFLELLEDKAGVHFDKYIIEGNDTTMYDFTMLYSNEDVLLNSGLSYSFLEQPLVLLENSGERVNNYVGSLSYYGVDPQYLQLEFGSENIIVYENLASMQEAYEENQIQEMILTSSALSYINSSVDSQNYYINPLDMSISFSIDFSSSMSNTSIHSFNKLIASIDDDMMEYIVLKHSYALTNSFSLVTYLQDNPLYVMALFALIVVVYFIFELNKRKELLNAIYFDKLTGLYSLEGFRHVLKTRMNQKKNNHYYLVSIDIDNFKYINELWGFETGTKVIKKNASFIKDKLQKSDVIARIRGDQFIILLQRENGLLLDSNIIIKDSTIFDDLEKMIGENFVFSYSVGVYEIQNCKLDTNFMIDCVDFARNKGKAFSEDTVFYFDNEVLDERTKNAQIITSMNYAIQEKEFILYYQPKVDLHTNKIVGAEALVRWYKNNAYILPSNFIPIFEKNGFIEKLDYYIFETVCQFIVANKDIDLPIISINMSGFTITKGNVLSKLKSILTKYDVSPNKIDIELTETAFIDNGDIVINTLNELRNYGFTVSMDDFGAGLSSLTRLKSITIDTLKIDRELIVENKTNHKGTSILKNILSLAKDIQVTTVGEGIETFEQLELLKSLGCDIGQGYYFYRPLCEDDFKKELQQ, from the coding sequence ATGATACTTATCTATTGTGCAAAAATAATAGGTCAGTATTTAATATATAAAGACAATTTATTCCATGATAGAACAAAAAAGAATCATACGGAATATTTGTTAGAAGGGGTGTGTAATGTGTTGAAAAAATATTTATTTATTATTTTCTCTTTTCTATTATGTTTATTGTCATTAGGGAAGATACAAGCAGTTGCTTTTAATGAACCAACAGTAGTAAAGGTAGGGTATAGTGAGGTAACTGGTTTTGTTAATGATCCAATCATTAGTGGTAGAGAAGGATACGGTTATGAGTATTTTAATAAAATTGCTGAATATTTAGACGGAGATTATATTTTTGAATATGTCATGTGCAAGGAAGATACTATTTTAGATATGTTAGAAAGTGGAGTTATTGATATTGCTACTCCTTATTTTAAAGAACAAATTAATGAACAAGATTTTCTTGTTAGTTCTAATGATTTTGGAGAAAATATTGCTTTTTTATGTACTACCAATGAAGAGATAGTAGATATTACTAGTTTAGATGGTAGTACAATAGGAGTATATAAAGGAGATCCTAATATTTCATTAATTGATGAGTTATTAACAACTTATGGTTATCAAGCAAATATAGTGCTTTTTGATCAATATGATTATTATAAAGACTTAGATAATAACCAATGTGATTACTGTTTAGTTTATTCTATGTCTCCAAATATGAACTTAGAAATAGTAATGAAATTAGAAGCATTTCCTTTTTATTTTATAACTACAAATGAAAACCAAGAATTAATGAATGATCTAAATGATGCAATGAAAAATATAAAAAGCTATGAGTTTTTATATCAAGAACAGTTATATTTAAAATATTATCAATACCAAATAAGTACTAACACTTATATTTCTGATCAGGAATTAGCGTTACTACAGGCAGAGAGTTCTTATTGTGTTGGGATACATCTTTTACATAGTCCTTTTTCTTATTTAGATAGTGAAGGACAATTACAAGGGATTGTTGTTGATTTTTTAGAATTGCTTGAAGATAAGGCTGGGGTTCATTTTGATAAGTACATCATTGAAGGAAATGATACGACAATGTATGATTTTACGATGTTATATTCCAATGAAGATGTCTTATTAAATAGTGGATTAAGTTATTCTTTTTTAGAACAACCTTTGGTTTTATTAGAAAATAGTGGTGAGAGAGTTAATAATTATGTAGGATCATTATCTTATTATGGAGTTGATCCACAATATTTACAACTTGAATTTGGTAGTGAAAATATAATAGTATATGAAAATTTAGCTAGTATGCAAGAGGCGTATGAAGAAAATCAAATCCAAGAAATGATTTTAACATCATCAGCACTTAGTTATATTAATTCATCAGTAGATAGTCAAAATTATTATATAAATCCTTTGGATATGTCTATTAGTTTTTCTATTGATTTTTCTAGTTCAATGAGTAATACAAGTATTCATAGTTTTAATAAGTTAATTGCTTCTATCGATGATGATATGATGGAGTATATTGTTTTAAAACATTCTTATGCTCTAACTAATTCTTTTTCTTTAGTAACGTATTTACAAGATAATCCATTATATGTGATGGCTTTATTTGCTTTGATAGTTGTTGTCTATTTTATTTTTGAACTAAATAAAAGAAAAGAATTATTAAATGCAATCTATTTTGATAAACTAACAGGTCTATACTCACTAGAAGGTTTTAGACATGTTTTAAAAACAAGAATGAATCAAAAGAAAAATAATCATTATTATTTAGTATCAATTGATATTGATAATTTCAAATATATTAATGAGTTGTGGGGATTTGAAACAGGTACAAAAGTTATCAAAAAGAATGCTTCATTTATTAAAGATAAGTTACAGAAATCAGATGTAATAGCACGAATTAGAGGAGATCAGTTTATTATCTTATTACAAAGAGAGAATGGTCTTTTATTAGATAGTAATATTATAATAAAAGATAGTACTATCTTCGATGACTTAGAAAAAATGATAGGAGAAAATTTTGTTTTTTCTTATAGTGTTGGGGTGTATGAAATTCAAAATTGTAAATTAGATACAAATTTTATGATTGATTGTGTTGATTTTGCACGTAACAAAGGAAAAGCGTTTAGTGAAGATACTGTTTTTTATTTTGATAATGAAGTATTGGATGAAAGAACAAAGAATGCCCAAATAATAACAAGTATGAATTATGCTATTCAAGAAAAAGAGTTTATTTTATATTATCAACCAAAGGTTGATTTACATACAAATAAGATAGTAGGGGCTGAAGCATTAGTTCGTTGGTATAAAAATAATGCTTATATTTTACCTTCTAATTTCATACCTATTTTTGAGAAAAATGGTTTTATTGAAAAACTTGATTATTATATATTTGAAACTGTTTGTCAATTTATTGTAGCAAATAAGGATATTGATTTACCAATTATTTCTATTAATATGTCTGGATTTACCATTACCAAAGGAAATGTTTTATCAAAATTAAAAAGTATTCTAACCAAATATGATGTATCTCCTAATAAAATAGATATTGAATTAACAGAGACTGCATTTATTGATAATGGAGATATTGTTATTAATACTTTGAATGAATTAAGGAATTATGGTTTTACTGTTTCGATGGATGACTTTGGGGCAGGTTTATCTTCGTTAACAAGGTTAAAGAGTATTACCATTGATACTTTAAAAATAGATCGTGAGTTAATTGTAGAAAATAAAACAAATCATAAAGGAACTAGTATTTTGAAAAATATTCTTTCCTTAGCAAAAGATATTCAAGTTACTACTGTTGGTGAAGGTATTGAGACATTTGAACAATTAGAGTTATTAAAATCTTTAGGATGTGATATTGGACAAGGATATTATTTTTATAGGCCTTTATGTGAAGATGATTTTAAAAAAGAATTGCAGCAATAA
- a CDS encoding 4-hydroxy-3-methylbut-2-enyl diphosphate reductase yields MKIWYNGYNLLERRNNRKIIDKYMKVLPIVPRGYCKGVVRAINLAKKEGKTNNNVAILGMIVHNQFIVKALDQLGIKTFENPTLDRLALLEEVDCETLIITAHGASQEVFDNAQKKGFRVVDATCPDVIKTHHLIKEYLEKDYEILYIGKQNHPESQGSLSIDTNKVHLIEKSDDFNKLDKTKKYVITNQTTMSLFDVYHLCEDAKDYFEDVTIAKETCNATQVRQEAIANIENAVDVIFIVGDPHSNNTKKLASIAKEKTKKDVYMIEHVLEIEPSMLANKKYAAVSSGASTPTYLTHQVVEYLKQYDAKDASTHVLPSIDMSQIIE; encoded by the coding sequence TTGAAAATATGGTATAATGGCTATAACTTATTGGAAAGGAGAAATAATCGTAAGATTATTGACAAGTATATGAAAGTATTACCTATTGTTCCTAGAGGATATTGTAAAGGTGTCGTTCGTGCAATTAATCTAGCAAAAAAAGAAGGAAAAACAAATAACAATGTTGCTATTCTAGGAATGATTGTACATAATCAGTTTATTGTCAAAGCTTTAGACCAACTAGGTATAAAAACATTTGAAAATCCTACATTAGATAGATTGGCTTTATTAGAAGAAGTTGATTGTGAAACATTAATTATTACTGCACATGGTGCAAGTCAAGAAGTTTTTGATAATGCCCAGAAGAAAGGGTTTCGTGTTGTTGATGCAACATGTCCTGATGTTATTAAAACTCATCATTTGATAAAAGAATATTTAGAAAAAGATTATGAGATTTTATATATTGGTAAACAAAATCATCCTGAATCACAAGGTTCATTATCAATTGATACAAATAAAGTTCATTTAATTGAAAAAAGTGATGACTTTAATAAACTTGATAAAACCAAAAAGTATGTTATTACTAATCAAACAACAATGTCCTTATTTGATGTTTATCATTTATGTGAGGATGCGAAAGATTATTTTGAAGATGTAACTATTGCTAAGGAAACTTGTAATGCAACGCAAGTCCGTCAAGAAGCGATTGCAAATATAGAAAATGCTGTCGATGTTATTTTTATTGTTGGTGATCCTCATTCCAACAATACAAAAAAGCTTGCAAGCATAGCGAAAGAAAAAACAAAAAAAGATGTCTATATGATAGAACATGTATTAGAGATTGAACCAAGTATGTTAGCAAACAAAAAGTATGCGGCTGTTAGTTCTGGTGCTTCAACCCCTACTTATTTAACGCATCAAGTTGTTGAATATTTAAAACAATATGATGCCAAAGATGCTAGTACGCATGTTCTTCCTTCTATCGATATGTCTCAAATAATCGAGTAG
- a CDS encoding YqfQ family protein, translating to MQQQNNNNYPYPMNYYPYYPNQSMQRSNPLTNMNQKFGLSNMIQTTTKTVRTVNQVIPIINQVSPLINNARNAITLLRALHTIDDIDLSIIDEALAEEIEEEIVTTKSQEKQGELFENMV from the coding sequence ATGCAACAACAAAATAACAATAATTACCCCTATCCTATGAACTACTATCCATATTACCCTAACCAATCTATGCAAAGAAGTAATCCTTTAACAAATATGAATCAAAAATTTGGTTTATCAAATATGATACAAACAACAACAAAAACAGTTCGAACTGTTAATCAAGTTATTCCTATTATAAATCAAGTGAGTCCATTAATTAATAATGCTAGGAATGCAATTACTTTACTAAGAGCTTTACACACAATCGATGATATTGATTTATCTATTATTGATGAAGCATTAGCCGAGGAAATAGAAGAGGAAATAGTAACAACAAAATCACAAGAAAAACAAGGAGAACTATTTGAAAATATGGTATAA
- the ispG gene encoding flavodoxin-dependent (E)-4-hydroxy-3-methylbut-2-enyl-diphosphate synthase, translating into MKRNLTRVIKVGDILIGGDNPVVIQSMANTKTKDIVATVEQIRQLTAAGCQIVRLACFDKEDALAIKEIKSQVSIPLVADIHFDYKLALLAIESGIDKIRINPGNIGNIEKVKAVVDACKEKQIPIRIGINGGSLEKEILQKYGKPTVEGMIESARKHVEILESLDFYDTCISLKSSNTMLTIKAYIAASKEFDYPLHVGVTEAGTALGGTIKSSLGIGTILYEGIGNTIRVSLSDHPVEEIKVAKTLLKELELTTNVPTFISCPTCGRIQYDLIPLASKVEDFLSTIQSDITVAIMGCAVNGPGEAKHADIAIAGGVNEGLLIKKGEIIRKVKQEDMFEELKKEILSMIKED; encoded by the coding sequence ATGAAACGTAATTTAACAAGAGTAATAAAAGTTGGTGATATTTTAATTGGTGGAGATAATCCGGTTGTTATACAATCAATGGCTAATACTAAAACCAAAGATATTGTGGCAACTGTAGAACAGATTAGACAACTAACAGCAGCAGGGTGTCAAATAGTTCGTCTTGCTTGTTTTGATAAAGAAGATGCTCTTGCTATTAAAGAAATCAAATCTCAAGTATCCATACCTTTAGTTGCTGATATTCATTTTGATTATAAATTAGCTTTACTAGCCATTGAATCTGGTATCGATAAAATTCGTATTAATCCTGGAAATATTGGTAATATTGAAAAAGTGAAAGCTGTCGTAGATGCTTGTAAAGAAAAACAAATTCCTATTCGTATTGGTATTAATGGTGGTTCTTTAGAAAAAGAGATATTACAAAAATATGGAAAACCAACAGTAGAAGGAATGATTGAAAGTGCTAGAAAACATGTTGAAATATTAGAATCTTTAGACTTTTATGATACCTGTATATCATTAAAATCATCAAATACTATGCTTACTATAAAGGCTTATATAGCTGCTAGTAAAGAATTTGATTATCCATTACATGTAGGTGTAACGGAAGCTGGTACAGCTTTAGGGGGAACCATTAAGTCTAGTTTAGGGATTGGTACTATTTTATATGAAGGAATTGGTAATACTATTCGTGTATCATTAAGTGATCATCCAGTTGAAGAAATTAAGGTTGCTAAAACATTACTAAAAGAATTAGAATTAACTACTAATGTACCTACTTTTATTTCTTGTCCTACTTGTGGAAGAATCCAGTATGATCTAATTCCATTAGCTTCAAAAGTGGAAGATTTCTTATCTACTATCCAATCTGATATAACTGTTGCTATTATGGGTTGTGCTGTAAATGGTCCAGGTGAAGCAAAACATGCTGATATTGCGATTGCTGGTGGAGTGAATGAAGGCCTTTTAATTAAAAAAGGAGAAATTATTCGTAAAGTAAAACAAGAAGATATGTTTGAAGAATTAAAAAAAGAAATTTTGAGTATGATAAAAGAAGATTAA
- the ltrA gene encoding group II intron reverse transcriptase/maturase, producing the protein METERNELLNQLLSEENMIEAYKQVKRNRGASGIDGMEVTELKEYLEEHGEEIKEEIRTRRYKPSPVRRVEIPKENGGVRLLGIPTVKDRMVQQMIVQVLTPIYEPIFSEHSYGFRPGRNCEMAIIKVLEHMNEGLHWIVDIDLEKFFDNVHHDKLIRLVSQQVKDGDVISLIRKFLRSGIMIDDEYKESTIGTPQGGNLSPLLSNIMLDVLDKELEARGLNFVRYADDVQILVGSQKAANRVIENVSRYIEKKLGLKVNMTKSKVNRPEDTKYLGFGFYYDKLQKTYKAKPHKLSVEKLKRKLKQLTSRNWGVSMDYRLLKIKQLIVGWVNYFKIASFKKVCKQIDAHTRFRLRMCIWKRWKRIGTKYRALIKLGVNKYKAWEWANSRKAYARVAMSYIMCRTVTNARLKKRGLVSLLDQYQLKHILV; encoded by the coding sequence ATGGAAACAGAAAGAAATGAATTACTTAATCAACTGCTTAGTGAAGAAAATATGATAGAAGCATATAAGCAAGTCAAACGAAATAGAGGAGCTAGTGGAATAGATGGTATGGAAGTAACTGAGTTAAAGGAATACCTAGAAGAACACGGCGAAGAAATTAAAGAAGAGATAAGAACAAGGAGATATAAACCTAGTCCGGTAAGAAGGGTAGAAATACCAAAAGAGAATGGTGGAGTAAGATTACTTGGAATACCAACAGTAAAAGATAGAATGGTACAACAAATGATAGTGCAAGTATTAACACCAATCTATGAACCAATATTTAGTGAACATAGCTATGGGTTCAGACCGGGTAGAAACTGTGAAATGGCAATCATAAAAGTGTTAGAGCACATGAATGAAGGATTGCATTGGATAGTAGATATTGACTTAGAGAAATTCTTTGATAATGTTCATCATGATAAACTAATTCGACTAGTGAGTCAACAGGTAAAAGATGGTGATGTAATATCTCTAATTAGAAAATTCCTAAGAAGTGGAATCATGATTGATGACGAATATAAAGAATCAACAATCGGAACGCCACAGGGCGGAAATCTTAGTCCATTATTATCAAATATTATGCTTGATGTGTTGGACAAAGAATTAGAGGCAAGAGGACTTAATTTCGTAAGATATGCTGATGATGTGCAAATATTGGTAGGAAGTCAAAAAGCAGCAAATAGAGTAATAGAGAATGTGAGTAGGTACATAGAAAAGAAATTAGGGCTAAAAGTAAATATGACAAAAAGCAAAGTCAACAGGCCAGAGGATACAAAATACCTAGGGTTTGGATTTTACTATGATAAACTTCAAAAGACCTATAAAGCGAAGCCACATAAACTTTCTGTAGAAAAACTGAAAAGAAAACTGAAACAACTTACAAGCCGAAATTGGGGAGTGAGTATGGATTACAGACTACTAAAGATAAAGCAATTGATAGTAGGATGGGTCAACTACTTTAAAATAGCGAGTTTTAAGAAAGTGTGCAAACAAATAGATGCACATACACGGTTTAGACTTAGAATGTGCATATGGAAACGATGGAAAAGAATAGGTACAAAATATAGAGCACTAATAAAACTAGGAGTAAACAAATATAAAGCATGGGAATGGGCGAATAGTAGAAAAGCATACGCACGAGTTGCCATGTCATATATCATGTGTAGAACGGTAACGAACGCTAGACTAAAGAAAAGAGGTCTAGTATCACTACTAGACCAGTATCAGTTAAAACATATTTTAGTATAA